In a genomic window of Nitrospinota bacterium:
- a CDS encoding type II toxin-antitoxin system VapC family toxin gives MKFMLDTDTCVFIIRRKGDKALWRLKKLEPGEAGLSIVTVAELRYGAAKSGSPQVNNDALDGFFAPFEIAGFDEQAAMAYGPAREQVEKRGSPIGAMDMMIAAHAISLGAVLVTHNTREFSRVKGLAVEDWIK, from the coding sequence ATGAAATTCATGCTCGACACGGACACATGTGTTTTCATCATCAGGAGAAAAGGGGACAAGGCTCTTTGGCGGCTTAAAAAGCTTGAACCGGGTGAAGCGGGGCTTTCCATCGTCACCGTTGCGGAATTGCGCTATGGGGCGGCCAAAAGCGGCAGCCCGCAAGTGAACAACGACGCCCTGGACGGGTTTTTCGCTCCGTTCGAAATAGCAGGTTTTGACGAACAGGCGGCAATGGCGTATGGCCCCGCCCGTGAACAGGTTGAAAAACGTGGTTCCCCCATCGGCGCGATGGACATGATGATAGCCGCCCACGCGATTAGCCTGGGCGCGGTCCTTGTCACCCACAACACAAGGGAGTTTTCCCGGGTGAAGGGACTGGCGGTGGAGGACTGGATCAAATAG
- a CDS encoding exo-alpha-sialidase: protein MIITAALVFLIPALSSAGPVFYSDNVFPPKSFGRPHGASMVELRDGNILASWFSAIEETHGDAEIFGAIRDAKTGLWGAPYTIIPKSYTKSVGNTALFRDDDGLIWMFFAAVRFGGWSGAMVDYVTSADEGKTWSGGKTLVAWPGNLPRNPPVKVGDHTMLVPLFVDFWYEAGLSGAYTALLKYKNGQVTEKTYAKLDDPDSIQPALIKLPDGRILMLTRDKTDRFIRKSYSTDGGKSWGPVEMTELPNPGSGICAMYIEEMEAVVVAYNHSRKGRNPLSLAMSFDGGKTFRRVVDLESRPGDPKASFDYPAILRTRDGLIHLIWTHDDRATVKHAMFNVEWLKEKAGKR, encoded by the coding sequence TTGATCATTACGGCCGCGCTCGTGTTCCTCATCCCGGCCCTTTCATCGGCGGGGCCCGTGTTCTATTCGGACAATGTGTTCCCCCCGAAAAGTTTCGGTCGGCCCCACGGAGCCTCCATGGTGGAGCTGCGTGACGGGAATATCCTGGCATCATGGTTTTCCGCGATAGAGGAGACCCACGGCGACGCGGAAATATTCGGCGCCATACGCGACGCGAAGACAGGACTGTGGGGCGCGCCCTATACGATCATCCCGAAAAGCTACACAAAATCCGTCGGCAACACGGCGCTGTTCCGCGACGATGACGGATTGATCTGGATGTTCTTCGCGGCGGTGCGGTTTGGCGGGTGGAGCGGGGCGATGGTGGACTATGTCACCTCCGCGGACGAAGGGAAAACGTGGAGCGGCGGCAAGACGCTGGTGGCGTGGCCCGGCAACCTGCCAAGGAACCCGCCGGTGAAGGTGGGGGACCATACAATGCTCGTACCGCTTTTCGTCGATTTCTGGTATGAGGCGGGGCTTTCGGGGGCGTACACGGCGCTGCTCAAATACAAGAACGGCCAGGTGACGGAGAAGACGTACGCAAAACTCGACGACCCGGATTCCATCCAGCCTGCGCTCATAAAACTTCCGGACGGGCGGATACTCATGCTCACCAGGGACAAGACCGACCGTTTCATCCGCAAATCATATTCAACCGACGGCGGCAAAAGCTGGGGGCCTGTGGAGATGACGGAGCTGCCCAATCCCGGCTCTGGCATCTGCGCCATGTACATCGAGGAGATGGAGGCGGTGGTTGTGGCGTACAACCATTCGAGAAAGGGGCGCAATCCGCTTTCGCTGGCGATGTCGTTCGACGGGGGCAAAACGTTCCGGCGCGTTGTGGACCTGGAATCACGCCCCGGCGATCCGAAGGCCTCGTTCGATTATCCTGCCATCCTGCGCACAAGGGACGGATTGATCCACCTGATATGGACCCACGACGACAGGGCGACGGTGAAACACGCCATGTTCAACGTGGAATGGCTCAAGGAGAAGGCGGGGAAGCGATAG
- a CDS encoding AbrB/MazE/SpoVT family DNA-binding domain-containing protein — translation MKTAKIFKNGQSQAVRLPKEFRMAGKLAFVKKVREGLLILPEKGAWGILENSLGHFTSDFMEERGQPAMQKRKGL, via the coding sequence ATGAAGACCGCGAAAATATTCAAGAACGGCCAAAGCCAGGCTGTGAGGCTTCCCAAGGAATTCCGGATGGCCGGAAAACTTGCTTTCGTCAAAAAAGTCAGGGAAGGGCTTCTTATTCTTCCGGAAAAGGGCGCCTGGGGCATATTGGAGAACAGCCTTGGGCATTTCACATCCGATTTCATGGAGGAGAGGGGCCAGCCTGCCATGCAGAAAAGAAAAGGGCTCTGA